In the genome of Phycisphaeraceae bacterium, one region contains:
- a CDS encoding peroxiredoxin has translation MALQLGDTAPDFTQDSTMGPIHFHSWLGDSWGVLFSHPKDFTPVCTTELGAVSKLKPEFEKRNVKVIGLSVDPLKDHHAWSKDIEETQGAALNFPLLADHDRKVSNLYGMIHPKADDTFTVRSVFIVGPDKKVKLTLTYPASTGRNFDELLRVIDSLQLTAKHKVATPANWRDGQDCIIVPAVSNDEAKKLFPKGFREVKPYLRVTPQPNK, from the coding sequence ATGGCTCTGCAACTCGGCGACACCGCCCCCGACTTCACGCAGGACTCCACGATGGGCCCGATCCATTTCCACTCGTGGCTGGGCGACTCGTGGGGCGTGCTCTTCTCGCACCCCAAGGACTTCACGCCCGTCTGCACGACCGAACTCGGCGCGGTGTCGAAACTCAAGCCCGAGTTCGAGAAGCGCAATGTGAAGGTGATCGGCCTCTCGGTCGACCCCCTCAAGGATCATCACGCGTGGTCCAAGGACATCGAAGAAACGCAGGGCGCGGCGCTCAACTTCCCGCTGCTCGCGGACCACGACCGCAAGGTGTCGAACCTCTACGGCATGATCCACCCCAAGGCGGACGACACCTTCACGGTGCGCTCCGTGTTCATCGTCGGGCCAGACAAGAAGGTGAAACTCACGCTGACCTATCCCGCCAGCACGGGACGCAACTTCGACGAGCTGCTGCGCGTCATCGACTCGCTGCAGTTGACCGCGAAGCACAAGGTCGCGACGCCGGCGAACTGGCGCGACGGGCAGGACTGCATCATCGTGCCGGCGGTGAGCAACGACGAAGCGAAGAAGTTGTTCCCGAAGGGGTTCAGGGAAGTGAAGCCGTATCTGCGGGTGACGCCGCAGCCGAATAAGTAA
- a CDS encoding DUF5309 family protein yields the protein MPFTGKATYTAGPSLPEIAEDVSDIIGIVSPFETPLLDHLGDPSRIARSTVHEWLEDSLLPNTDAINQTSFTPSPTTATAITVDNGPRFRAGDLVRPGNSTEVMLVTAVATNTLAVTRGYGGTPPATLANDMPLLILGNAALEGDDRPATRFTTRTRKANYTQIFTASVEVSGSQLAVRSLGVADELDYQKQERARELLRDLENCVLNGVAPSATQVGSSTIRRTMNGVIPSIATNRFTPGVGGIPAGDGAGNNLLSEAVLNGAMKQIWENSSGVIDTIVVNGFQKRRINSFIAGNVGYTNADARFREMVSVYESDFGVARVVLSRWVPANAVLLLDSSRIDVLPLAGRSFHYKPLASTGDSEVGQLIGEYTMEFRNELAHGMISGLAVS from the coding sequence ATGCCCTTCACCGGCAAAGCCACCTACACCGCAGGCCCCTCCCTCCCCGAGATCGCTGAAGACGTCTCCGACATCATCGGCATCGTCTCGCCCTTCGAAACCCCGCTCCTCGATCACCTCGGCGACCCCTCGCGCATCGCGCGCTCCACCGTCCACGAGTGGCTCGAAGACTCGCTCCTCCCCAACACCGACGCCATCAACCAGACCTCGTTCACACCTTCGCCCACCACCGCCACCGCGATCACCGTCGACAACGGACCGCGCTTCCGCGCAGGCGACCTCGTCAGGCCCGGAAACTCCACCGAGGTCATGCTCGTCACCGCCGTCGCCACCAACACCCTCGCCGTCACCCGCGGCTACGGCGGCACGCCACCCGCCACGCTCGCCAACGACATGCCCCTCCTCATCCTCGGCAACGCCGCCCTCGAAGGCGACGACCGACCCGCCACCCGCTTCACCACGCGCACCCGCAAAGCCAACTACACCCAGATCTTCACCGCCTCCGTCGAGGTCTCCGGCTCGCAACTCGCCGTCCGATCGCTCGGCGTCGCCGATGAACTCGACTACCAGAAGCAGGAACGCGCACGCGAACTCCTCCGTGATCTCGAGAACTGCGTCCTCAACGGCGTCGCGCCCTCCGCCACCCAGGTCGGCTCCTCCACCATCCGACGAACCATGAACGGCGTCATCCCCTCCATCGCCACCAACCGCTTCACCCCAGGCGTCGGAGGCATCCCCGCCGGCGACGGCGCCGGCAACAACCTCCTCAGCGAAGCCGTGCTCAACGGCGCGATGAAACAGATCTGGGAGAACTCCTCCGGCGTCATCGACACCATCGTCGTCAACGGATTCCAGAAGCGGCGCATCAACTCCTTCATCGCCGGCAATGTCGGCTACACCAACGCCGACGCGCGCTTCCGCGAGATGGTCAGCGTCTACGAGTCCGACTTCGGCGTCGCGCGCGTCGTCCTCTCGCGATGGGTCCCCGCCAACGCCGTCCTCCTGCTCGACTCCTCACGCATCGATGTCCTGCCCCTCGCCGGACGCTCCTTCCACTACAAACCCCTCGCCTCCACCGGCGACTCCGAAGTCGGCCAACTCATCGGCGAATACACCATGGAGTTCCGCAACGAACTCGCGCACGGCATGATTTCCGGCCTCGCCGTCTCGTAA
- a CDS encoding phage portal protein: protein MPYSLSPFSDIHLDEQLLSHLLAEHHASTLPSLQRLWAYYRNPALNAPSNPLAPASTTLPRRRPRLAQETGLPPRFAGAAQGASVSRLSDDRAPTLSKEIVIENDIAWRIHAMVDVMFGRPISIVSTARSPETRRAVEQLLDRVFESSGGGALLHDAALLGAVYGGVDLLLRADDLFTVKPARTPSSAAAHALEHAHLARLELLDPTRAVPLLSQHDYRTLDALILHYERETPELDRAPLQSTLAAIASRLGHTPRPATRKRAPVVEIHSATHRQVYDDHKLVDDAPNPLRILPVVHIQNISQPFHHLGLSEVEPLIPLQDELNTRLSDRAARVTMQSFRMYLAKGVESFGQTPVAPGSVFSTDNPDASIATIGGDAHSPSEDAHIEEIREALDKISSVTPVAAGVLRAKLGNLSSEAALRITLLGMLAKTQRKHITYGRGLSQLCALILHAFHESGLFPTDPRDRAVRIVWPEPLPQSEPDRLNTALLKAQLGVPKDRILAELGYTPTDPGLT from the coding sequence ATGCCCTACTCCCTGAGCCCCTTCTCCGACATCCACCTCGACGAGCAACTCCTCTCACATCTGCTCGCCGAGCACCACGCCTCCACACTCCCTTCCCTCCAGCGGCTCTGGGCCTACTACCGCAACCCCGCGCTCAACGCCCCCTCCAACCCGCTCGCGCCCGCGTCCACCACACTCCCGCGCAGGCGACCACGCCTCGCGCAGGAAACCGGCCTCCCGCCACGCTTCGCCGGCGCAGCGCAGGGCGCGTCCGTGTCTCGCCTTTCCGACGACCGCGCCCCCACGCTCTCCAAAGAGATCGTCATCGAGAACGACATCGCCTGGCGCATCCACGCCATGGTCGATGTCATGTTCGGGCGACCCATCTCCATCGTCTCAACGGCGCGCAGCCCCGAAACCCGCCGCGCCGTCGAACAACTCCTCGACCGGGTCTTCGAATCCTCCGGCGGCGGCGCACTCCTCCACGACGCCGCACTCCTCGGCGCTGTCTACGGGGGCGTCGACCTCCTCCTCCGCGCCGACGACCTCTTCACCGTCAAACCCGCGCGCACTCCTTCCAGCGCCGCCGCCCACGCCCTCGAACACGCCCACCTCGCGCGCCTCGAACTCCTCGACCCAACCCGCGCCGTCCCGCTCCTCTCCCAGCACGACTACCGCACCCTCGACGCGCTCATCCTCCACTACGAACGCGAAACACCCGAACTCGACCGCGCACCCCTCCAGTCAACACTCGCCGCCATCGCCTCGCGCCTGGGCCACACGCCGCGCCCCGCGACGCGCAAGCGCGCACCCGTCGTCGAGATCCACTCCGCCACGCACCGCCAGGTCTACGACGACCACAAACTCGTCGACGACGCGCCCAACCCCCTGCGCATCCTCCCCGTCGTCCACATCCAGAACATCAGCCAGCCCTTCCACCACCTCGGCCTCTCCGAAGTCGAGCCGCTGATCCCCCTGCAGGACGAACTCAACACACGCCTCTCCGATCGCGCCGCGCGCGTCACCATGCAGTCCTTCCGCATGTACCTCGCCAAAGGCGTCGAGTCATTCGGGCAAACACCCGTCGCGCCCGGTTCTGTCTTCTCCACCGACAACCCCGACGCCTCCATCGCCACCATCGGCGGCGACGCGCACTCCCCCTCCGAAGACGCACACATCGAAGAGATCCGCGAAGCGCTCGACAAGATCTCCAGCGTCACGCCCGTCGCCGCCGGAGTCCTGCGCGCCAAACTCGGAAACCTCTCCTCCGAAGCCGCCCTGCGCATCACACTCCTGGGCATGCTCGCCAAAACCCAGCGCAAGCACATCACCTACGGCCGCGGCCTCTCGCAACTCTGCGCACTCATCCTCCACGCCTTCCACGAATCCGGCCTCTTCCCCACCGACCCGCGCGACCGCGCCGTCCGCATCGTCTGGCCCGAACCGCTCCCCCAATCCGAACCCGACAGACTCAACACCGCGCTCCTCAAAGCACAACTCGGCGTCCCCAAAGACCGCATCCTCGCCGAACTCGGCTACACCCCAACCGACCCCGGCCTCACCTGA
- a CDS encoding UbiX family flavin prenyltransferase, whose product MKKRIVIGISGASGALYAQRTVSHLLELGHEVHVVASPSGVRLLVDELGADGFDLHLLGGLKKDEDPRERGLIKHNIRDVGAVIASGSFRHDGMAIVPCSSHTLNAVGCGLGDNLLVRAAAVTLKERRRLVVLHRESPLTLMDIRAMETITLAGGIICPASPGFYLLPKSVGEMVDFMAARVLDLLGVEHGLGQRWEGETPKR is encoded by the coding sequence ATGAAGAAGCGGATCGTGATCGGGATCAGCGGGGCGTCGGGGGCCTTGTACGCGCAGCGGACGGTGAGTCACCTGCTCGAACTGGGGCACGAGGTGCATGTCGTGGCGTCGCCCAGCGGGGTGCGTCTGCTGGTGGATGAACTGGGCGCGGACGGGTTCGACCTGCACCTGCTCGGTGGGTTGAAGAAGGACGAGGACCCGAGGGAGCGGGGGCTGATCAAGCACAACATCCGGGATGTGGGCGCGGTGATCGCGAGCGGGAGTTTCCGGCACGACGGGATGGCGATCGTGCCTTGCTCGAGCCACACGCTGAACGCGGTGGGGTGCGGGCTGGGCGACAACCTGCTGGTGCGCGCGGCGGCGGTGACGCTGAAGGAGCGGAGGCGTCTGGTGGTGCTGCACCGGGAGTCGCCGCTGACGCTGATGGATATCCGGGCGATGGAGACGATCACGCTTGCCGGGGGGATCATCTGCCCGGCGAGCCCTGGGTTTTATCTGTTGCCGAAGTCGGTGGGTGAGATGGTGGACTTCATGGCGGCGCGTGTGCTGGACCTGCTGGGGGTTGAGCACGGTCTGGGGCAGAGGTGGGAGGGGGAGACGCCGAAGCGGTGA
- the ubiA gene encoding putative 4-hydroxybenzoate polyprenyltransferase translates to MTTAASSGTGMGVSTFGARVGLALRDIKLAHSVFALPFAVLGVFLAWGEGTRHAAQGTRGGGGGDLAIVLGLVVACMVCARTWAMLVNRIADREFDAKNPRTARRAVASGALRARDAMVFAAASGAAFVVLTAGFGVVFGNWWPLWLSVPTLLWIGFYSFTKRFTPLAHVFLGGALAASPLAAAIAVDPSALREVPALWFLAGMVLFWVAGFDVLYALQDEGFDREEGLRSIPAWLGTRRSQWVSRGMHVVAALLLIAAWRVEPRLGVVFGAAVGLICGVLVAEHWWLSKKGIVGLPMSFGVLNGVVSLAAGGFGVVDLLA, encoded by the coding sequence ATGACGACAGCGGCGTCGAGCGGGACAGGTATGGGTGTGTCGACCTTCGGGGCGCGGGTGGGTCTGGCCCTGCGCGACATCAAGTTGGCGCATTCGGTGTTTGCGCTGCCGTTCGCGGTGCTGGGGGTGTTTCTGGCTTGGGGGGAAGGCACGAGGCACGCGGCACAAGGCACGCGAGGGGGAGGCGGGGGAGACCTCGCGATCGTGCTGGGGCTGGTTGTCGCGTGCATGGTGTGTGCGCGGACCTGGGCGATGCTGGTGAACCGGATCGCGGACCGCGAGTTCGACGCGAAGAACCCTCGGACGGCCAGGCGCGCGGTCGCGAGCGGGGCGCTGCGCGCCAGGGACGCGATGGTGTTCGCGGCGGCGTCGGGGGCGGCGTTCGTCGTGTTGACGGCGGGCTTCGGGGTGGTCTTCGGGAACTGGTGGCCGCTGTGGCTGAGCGTGCCGACGCTGCTGTGGATCGGGTTCTATTCGTTCACGAAGCGGTTCACGCCCCTGGCGCATGTGTTCCTGGGCGGGGCGCTGGCGGCGAGCCCTCTGGCGGCGGCGATCGCGGTGGACCCGTCGGCGCTGCGCGAGGTCCCGGCGCTGTGGTTCCTCGCCGGGATGGTGCTGTTCTGGGTGGCGGGGTTCGATGTGCTGTATGCGCTGCAGGACGAGGGGTTTGATCGCGAGGAGGGGCTGCGCAGCATCCCGGCGTGGCTGGGGACGCGCCGGTCGCAGTGGGTGAGCCGCGGGATGCACGTGGTGGCGGCGCTGCTGCTGATCGCGGCGTGGCGGGTCGAGCCGCGGCTGGGCGTGGTGTTCGGGGCGGCGGTGGGGCTGATCTGCGGCGTGCTGGTGGCGGAACACTGGTGGCTGTCGAAGAAGGGGATCGTGGGGCTGCCGATGAGTTTCGGGGTGCTGAACGGGGTGGTGAGTCTGGCGGCGGGGGGCTTCGGGGTGGTGGACCTGCTGGCGTAA
- a CDS encoding zinc-dependent metalloprotease produces MRASKSFTLALALGLSVPAALAQSSGQPDAMPTPEQIAAMAAQARGGAGASANNKDEFPPFDKVIEGYEKVSNVSNGRTMWDIYVDKKSGKVLASLPRNYENQNLFIGLTFAGGFPTAGIQYGDMYAKWKRYDKRLALVEPNLSVRATSDAQVRASRDQLFTDRVIIDIPILTMGPNGGPVIDVSNLFVNSADTFFGNQVRGARNQLGRNISAKAFEENVELRFEVPARDGRLLQTHYSVSVLPENTGYRPRKADSRVGYFTTTFLDLADPSAEQPYTRYINRWKLEKADPKLAMSPPREPIVFYLEHTTPVRYRRWVREGVAAWNKSFEQVGIINAIEVYQQDALTGAHMEKDPENVKYNFIRWNANGASFAIGPSRVDPRTGQILDADVVMNDGWIRAYARQFERIIPEIAMEGFAPETLAWLDQNPDFDPRIAFAAKGDRERLISQRNAERASGNQAPMSGHAAANASHHMLGSTQYDGLSHRVSQMSGYCNHGAFKSMDIGMVRLGMDAIDAFILADSKGQNIDGVPEDFIGPLIRDVVIHEVGHVLGLRHNFVASSLYSIEEMNSPEMKGRPITASVMDYNPININYGDGPVQGDWGMNEPGPYDTWAIRYGYADDKDVPAILAEYTKRENRYLTDEDTFGPDPLARRYDFGANPLDWADSRMRLVQDLRKKILDRAIKDGDEWEKVRFHYLTLLGQHTLAVGTAANWVGGSHITRSVRDEKNDVPPIVDIDPEMQRRALRFVVDNAFNDDAFGLTNELLYRMSVSKWWDEGGLSSLFQDPTFDVHDRIAAIHTAAMTMILNPTSLRRAYDNEFRVPNEKDALTVAEIMDTIKDSVWTELDKTPSKSYTNRDPMVSSLRRNLQRQHIDRLVALARPSASFGASGKPVANLAVLQMRELEAKLTKAVENKNRLDRYTLAHLADSHQRIKQALDAQYIYNIDDIRVNISSPFSPFGQNQGN; encoded by the coding sequence ATGCGAGCATCAAAGTCTTTCACCCTTGCGCTGGCGCTGGGACTCTCCGTCCCCGCCGCCCTCGCGCAGTCGTCGGGCCAGCCCGACGCCATGCCCACACCCGAGCAGATCGCCGCGATGGCCGCCCAGGCCCGCGGCGGCGCCGGCGCGTCCGCCAACAACAAGGACGAGTTCCCCCCCTTCGACAAGGTCATCGAGGGCTACGAGAAGGTCTCCAATGTGTCCAACGGGCGCACCATGTGGGACATCTACGTCGATAAGAAGTCCGGCAAGGTCCTCGCGTCCCTCCCGCGCAACTACGAGAACCAGAACCTCTTCATCGGCCTCACCTTCGCGGGCGGCTTCCCCACCGCCGGCATCCAGTACGGCGACATGTACGCCAAGTGGAAGCGCTACGACAAGCGCCTCGCCCTCGTCGAGCCGAACCTCAGCGTCCGCGCCACCAGCGACGCGCAGGTCCGCGCCTCGCGCGATCAGCTCTTCACCGACCGCGTCATCATCGACATCCCCATCCTCACCATGGGCCCCAACGGCGGCCCGGTGATCGATGTCTCCAACCTCTTCGTCAACAGCGCCGACACCTTCTTCGGCAACCAGGTCCGCGGCGCGCGCAACCAGCTCGGGCGCAACATCTCCGCCAAGGCCTTCGAAGAGAACGTCGAGCTCCGCTTCGAGGTCCCGGCCCGCGACGGACGACTCCTCCAGACCCACTACTCCGTCTCCGTCCTCCCCGAGAACACCGGCTACCGCCCGCGCAAGGCCGACAGCCGCGTCGGCTACTTCACCACCACCTTCCTCGATCTCGCCGATCCCTCCGCCGAGCAGCCCTACACCCGCTACATCAACCGCTGGAAGCTCGAGAAGGCCGACCCCAAGCTCGCGATGTCTCCCCCGCGCGAGCCCATCGTGTTCTACCTCGAGCACACCACCCCCGTGCGCTACCGGCGCTGGGTCCGCGAGGGCGTCGCCGCCTGGAACAAGTCGTTCGAACAGGTCGGCATCATCAACGCCATCGAGGTCTACCAGCAGGACGCCCTCACCGGCGCCCACATGGAAAAGGACCCCGAGAACGTCAAGTACAACTTCATCCGCTGGAACGCCAACGGCGCGTCCTTCGCCATCGGGCCCTCGCGCGTCGACCCGCGCACCGGCCAGATCCTCGACGCCGACGTCGTCATGAACGACGGATGGATCCGCGCCTACGCGCGCCAGTTCGAGCGCATCATCCCCGAGATCGCCATGGAGGGCTTCGCCCCCGAAACCCTCGCCTGGCTCGACCAGAACCCCGACTTCGACCCGCGCATCGCCTTCGCCGCCAAGGGCGACCGCGAGCGCCTCATCTCCCAGCGCAACGCCGAGCGCGCCTCCGGCAATCAGGCCCCCATGTCCGGCCACGCCGCCGCCAACGCCTCGCACCACATGCTCGGCTCCACGCAGTACGACGGGCTCTCCCATCGCGTCTCCCAGATGTCCGGCTACTGCAACCACGGCGCCTTCAAGTCCATGGACATCGGCATGGTCCGCCTCGGCATGGACGCCATCGACGCCTTCATCCTCGCCGACAGCAAGGGACAGAACATCGACGGCGTCCCCGAGGACTTCATCGGGCCCCTCATCCGCGACGTCGTCATCCACGAGGTCGGCCACGTCCTGGGCCTGCGCCACAACTTCGTCGCCTCCTCCCTCTACTCCATCGAAGAGATGAACTCGCCCGAGATGAAGGGCAGGCCCATCACCGCGTCCGTCATGGACTACAACCCCATCAACATCAACTACGGCGACGGGCCCGTCCAGGGCGACTGGGGCATGAACGAGCCCGGGCCCTACGACACCTGGGCCATCCGCTACGGCTACGCCGACGACAAGGACGTCCCCGCGATCCTCGCCGAGTACACCAAGCGCGAGAACCGCTACCTCACCGACGAAGACACCTTCGGCCCCGATCCCCTCGCCCGTCGCTACGACTTCGGCGCCAACCCCCTCGACTGGGCCGACTCACGCATGCGACTCGTCCAGGACCTGCGCAAGAAGATCCTCGACCGCGCCATCAAGGACGGCGACGAGTGGGAAAAGGTCCGCTTCCACTACCTCACCCTCCTCGGTCAGCACACCCTCGCCGTCGGCACCGCCGCCAACTGGGTCGGCGGGTCCCACATCACCCGCTCCGTCCGCGACGAGAAGAACGATGTGCCCCCCATCGTCGACATCGACCCCGAGATGCAGCGCCGCGCGCTGCGCTTCGTCGTCGACAACGCCTTCAACGACGACGCCTTCGGCCTGACCAACGAGCTCCTCTATCGCATGTCCGTCAGCAAGTGGTGGGACGAGGGCGGCCTCAGCTCCCTCTTCCAGGACCCCACCTTCGATGTCCATGACCGCATCGCCGCCATCCACACCGCCGCGATGACCATGATCCTCAACCCCACCTCCCTGCGTCGCGCCTACGACAACGAATTCCGCGTGCCCAACGAGAAGGACGCGCTCACCGTCGCCGAGATCATGGACACCATCAAGGACTCGGTCTGGACCGAGCTCGACAAGACCCCCTCCAAGTCCTACACCAACCGCGACCCGATGGTCTCCTCGCTCCGCCGCAACCTGCAGCGCCAGCACATCGACCGTCTCGTCGCCCTCGCGCGACCCTCCGCCTCCTTCGGCGCCTCCGGCAAGCCCGTCGCCAACCTCGCCGTTCTCCAGATGCGCGAGCTCGAAGCCAAACTCACCAAGGCCGTCGAGAACAAGAACCGCCTCGACCGCTACACCCTCGCGCACCTCGCCGACAGCCACCAGCGCATCAAGCAGGCCCTCGACGCGCAGTACATCTACAACATCGACGACATCCGCGTGAACATCTCCTCCCCCTTCTCGCCCTTCGGTCAGAACCAGGGCAACTAA
- a CDS encoding sigma-70 family RNA polymerase sigma factor, whose translation MDRTEFEQLALTHLDAMHRMAYTLTRQPDAAADLVQEAYLLAFRAWKSFERRDSVSPREGESGASASMRAWLFRILHNAHYTAGRKARRAPILSDSLHAAPDDAALPTDDAPVWNLRDLDWERVDARLKNAIDALSDEHRAVLLLWGVEGMKYREIAEIVGVPLGTVMSRLHRARRTVADTLLAATSRSDDDLAVRVRSASDPSLASDTD comes from the coding sequence TTGGACCGAACGGAGTTCGAACAACTCGCGCTCACGCACCTCGACGCGATGCACCGCATGGCCTACACCCTCACGCGCCAACCCGACGCCGCCGCCGACCTCGTGCAGGAGGCCTACCTCCTCGCGTTCCGCGCGTGGAAGTCCTTCGAGCGGCGCGATTCCGTCTCCCCGCGCGAGGGCGAGTCGGGCGCCAGCGCCTCGATGCGGGCGTGGCTTTTCCGCATCCTCCACAACGCGCACTACACCGCCGGGCGCAAGGCCCGGCGCGCCCCGATCCTCTCCGATTCCCTCCACGCCGCCCCCGACGACGCGGCCCTCCCCACCGACGACGCGCCGGTCTGGAACCTGCGCGACCTCGACTGGGAGCGCGTCGACGCGCGGCTCAAGAACGCGATCGACGCCCTCTCCGACGAGCACCGCGCCGTGCTGCTGCTCTGGGGCGTCGAGGGCATGAAGTACCGCGAGATCGCCGAGATCGTCGGCGTCCCCCTCGGCACCGTCATGAGCCGCCTGCACCGCGCGCGCCGCACCGTCGCCGACACCCTCCTCGCCGCCACCTCGCGCAGCGACGACGACCTCGCCGTGCGCGTCCGCTCCGCGTCCGACCCGTCCCTCGCCTCCGACACCGACTGA